In Nitrosospira briensis C-128, a genomic segment contains:
- the rplV gene encoding 50S ribosomal protein L22, with product MQTTAVLRGVRLSEQKGRLVADQIRGLPVDRALNLLAFSPKKGAVIIRKLLESAIANAEHNDGADIDELKVSTIYVDRGPSMMRTSARAKGRGNRIVKPTCHILLTVGDKAGNKK from the coding sequence ATGCAAACAACTGCTGTATTGCGTGGGGTCAGGTTATCCGAACAGAAGGGCCGGTTGGTAGCGGACCAGATTCGTGGATTACCGGTGGACCGGGCGCTTAATCTGCTTGCCTTCAGTCCGAAAAAAGGCGCCGTCATTATTCGTAAACTGCTTGAGTCGGCTATCGCCAATGCTGAGCATAACGATGGAGCGGATATAGACGAATTAAAGGTATCGACGATATATGTAGATCGCGGACCGTCGATGATGCGTACCAGCGCTCGCGCTAAAGGGCGTGGCAACCGCATCGTCAAGCCAACTTGTCATATTCTTCTTACTGTTGGCGACAAAGCCGGCAACAAAAAATAA